A stretch of the Pseudomonas helvetica genome encodes the following:
- a CDS encoding ATP-binding protein yields MSKNTGFVFRRPSLAQNIADGLMGTGIQDYTSGLFLAAPRRTGKSTFLREDLIPECESRGWLTVYVDLWANRDKDPADLIATAIAGALVPYEKGIRKLAKSMGVEKLSFLRTLSWDFSKPQLPEGATLTQALELLHNAAGKTVVLVIDEAQHALSTDAGVNAMFGLKAARDQLNQGREGDSSGLRLVFTGSNRDKLAHLVLSRNQPFYGSSITPFPLLSKAFTQAYTVHLNAHLAQTNQFVAEDIDEAFELVGRRPEMLRTIIGEVALELGEASNLSQLLRSSAELLRAGVWTEFESAWNALTVAQRAVLEVMVERSQSNEPFAPFTDATLVAVTKALEAMGSEVVPGTQTIQACIDALREKELVWKSNRGAYALEDKSFADWLKHYRAQKAQ; encoded by the coding sequence ATGTCGAAAAACACCGGTTTTGTATTTCGTCGCCCCAGCCTGGCTCAAAATATTGCCGATGGTTTGATGGGGACCGGAATCCAGGATTACACCTCTGGCCTGTTCCTGGCCGCGCCACGGCGTACAGGGAAAAGCACCTTCCTGCGCGAAGACCTGATACCGGAATGTGAATCCCGAGGTTGGTTGACGGTCTACGTTGATCTCTGGGCTAACAGGGACAAAGATCCTGCTGACCTGATCGCCACCGCAATTGCGGGGGCATTGGTGCCGTATGAGAAGGGCATTCGAAAACTGGCCAAGTCGATGGGCGTCGAGAAACTCAGTTTTCTGCGTACGCTGTCCTGGGATTTCAGCAAGCCACAATTGCCTGAAGGCGCGACGCTGACTCAAGCCCTGGAACTGCTGCACAACGCTGCTGGCAAGACTGTTGTGTTGGTGATCGACGAAGCACAGCATGCGTTGAGCACTGATGCGGGGGTCAACGCCATGTTCGGGCTCAAGGCCGCTCGGGACCAGCTGAATCAAGGGCGTGAAGGAGATTCCAGTGGTTTGCGCCTGGTGTTCACCGGCTCCAATCGCGACAAACTGGCTCACCTTGTGCTGAGCCGAAACCAGCCTTTCTACGGTTCCAGCATTACTCCGTTCCCACTATTGAGCAAAGCGTTCACCCAAGCCTACACCGTTCATTTGAATGCCCATTTGGCGCAGACCAACCAGTTTGTCGCTGAAGACATCGACGAGGCTTTCGAATTAGTGGGACGCCGTCCTGAAATGCTCCGGACCATTATTGGTGAGGTAGCCCTGGAACTGGGCGAAGCAAGCAATCTGAGCCAATTGCTGCGAAGCAGCGCCGAATTGTTGCGTGCCGGCGTGTGGACTGAGTTTGAAAGCGCCTGGAACGCCCTGACCGTTGCACAGCGTGCAGTACTGGAAGTCATGGTCGAGCGCTCGCAGAGCAACGAACCTTTTGCACCCTTCACCGATGCGACGTTGGTTGCGGTGACAAAAGCACTGGAAGCGATGGGCAGTGAGGTAGTGCCGGGCACACAGACCATCCAGGCGTGCATCGATGCCTTGCGTGAAAAGGAACTGGTCTGGAAATCGAATCGCGGCGCTTACGCGCTTGAGGACAAATCGTTTGCCGACTGGCTCAAGCACTATCGCGCCCAGAAGGCTCAGTAA
- a CDS encoding GlxA family transcriptional regulator → MSQDFYFLLMPGFSAIGFISAIEPLRVANRFRGELYRWHVLSADGGPVLASNGMSLNADAALEPLKKGATLLVVAGFEPLKFVNPTLEHWLRRLDHDGVTLGGIDTGSFVLAEAGLLDGHRVTLHWEAIDAFKESYPQLSVTQELFEIDRRRITSAGGTASIDLMLDLIAQAHGPELAIQVSEQFVLGRIRPRKDHQRMQIATRYGISNKKLVHVIGEMEQHSEPPLSTLELADSIKVTRRQLERLFRLHLNDTPSNFYLGLRLEKARQLLRQTDMSVLEVSIACGFESPSYFTRSYRTRFARCPREDRRRLGDGREVV, encoded by the coding sequence ATGTCCCAGGATTTCTACTTTCTGTTGATGCCGGGTTTCTCGGCCATCGGTTTCATCTCGGCGATCGAACCGCTTCGGGTGGCCAACCGCTTTCGTGGCGAGTTGTACCGCTGGCATGTGCTGAGCGCCGACGGCGGTCCGGTATTGGCCAGCAACGGCATGTCGCTCAACGCCGATGCGGCGCTGGAACCACTGAAAAAGGGCGCGACCTTGCTGGTGGTCGCGGGGTTCGAGCCGTTGAAGTTCGTCAACCCGACACTGGAGCACTGGTTGCGTCGCCTCGATCACGACGGCGTGACCCTCGGTGGCATCGACACCGGCAGTTTTGTCCTCGCCGAAGCGGGGTTGCTCGACGGCCACCGCGTGACCCTGCACTGGGAAGCCATCGACGCGTTCAAGGAGTCTTATCCACAGCTCAGCGTGACCCAGGAGCTGTTCGAGATCGACCGACGCCGCATCACCTCGGCGGGTGGCACAGCCTCTATCGACCTGATGCTTGACCTGATCGCCCAGGCTCACGGCCCCGAGTTGGCGATCCAGGTCAGCGAGCAGTTCGTGCTCGGGCGCATCCGCCCGCGCAAAGACCACCAACGCATGCAGATCGCCACGCGTTACGGCATCAGCAACAAGAAACTGGTGCACGTAATTGGCGAGATGGAACAACACAGCGAACCGCCGCTCAGCACGCTGGAACTGGCGGACTCGATCAAGGTGACGCGACGTCAGCTTGAGCGGCTGTTCCGCTTGCACCTCAACGACACGCCGAGCAACTTCTACCTGGGATTAAGACTGGAAAAGGCGAGGCAGTTGCTGCGCCAGACCGACATGAGCGTGCTGGAAGTGAGCATCGCCTGCGGGTTTGAATCGCCGTCATATTTCACCCGCAGTTATCGGACGCGGTTTGCCCGATGCCCGCGCGAGGATCGACGGCGGTTGGGGGATGGGCGGGAGGTGGTTTGA
- the choX gene encoding choline ABC transporter substrate-binding protein: MKRLISSCVLALSGTAFLSSGAMAADPAACQNVRMGVVNWTDVIATSAMTQVLLDGLGYKTKQTSASQQIIFAGIRDQRLDMFLGYWNPLMTQTITPFVAGKQVTVLSEPSLKDARATLAVPTYLADKGLKTFADIAKFEKELGGKIYGIEPGSGANTQIKEMIAKNQFGLGKFQLVESSEAGMLAAVDRAVRRNEAVVFFGWAPHPMNVNVKMTYLTGSQDALGPNEGSATVWTVTAPNYASQCPNVSRLLSNLTFTAEDESRMMQPLLDHKDAFESAKQWLKDHPQDKQRWLEGVTTFDGKPAAENLQLSSQ; the protein is encoded by the coding sequence ATGAAACGACTGATCAGCAGCTGCGTTCTCGCACTCAGTGGTACCGCTTTCTTGAGTTCCGGCGCGATGGCTGCCGACCCCGCCGCCTGCCAGAACGTGCGCATGGGTGTGGTGAACTGGACCGACGTGATCGCCACCAGCGCCATGACCCAGGTCCTGCTCGATGGCCTCGGCTACAAGACCAAACAAACCAGTGCTTCCCAGCAAATCATCTTCGCCGGCATCCGCGACCAGCGCCTGGACATGTTCCTCGGCTACTGGAATCCGCTGATGACCCAGACCATCACCCCGTTTGTCGCCGGCAAGCAGGTGACCGTCCTGAGTGAACCGAGCCTCAAGGATGCCCGTGCCACCCTGGCCGTGCCGACCTACCTCGCCGACAAGGGCCTGAAAACCTTCGCCGACATCGCCAAGTTCGAAAAAGAACTGGGCGGCAAGATCTACGGCATCGAGCCAGGTTCGGGCGCCAACACCCAGATCAAGGAAATGATCGCCAAGAACCAGTTCGGCCTGGGCAAATTCCAGCTGGTCGAATCCAGTGAGGCCGGCATGCTCGCGGCAGTCGATCGCGCCGTACGCCGCAACGAAGCCGTGGTGTTCTTCGGCTGGGCGCCGCACCCGATGAACGTCAACGTGAAAATGACCTACCTCACCGGTAGCCAGGACGCCCTGGGTCCGAACGAAGGCTCGGCCACCGTCTGGACCGTGACCGCCCCGAACTACGCCAGCCAGTGCCCGAACGTCAGCCGCTTGCTGAGCAACCTGACTTTCACCGCCGAAGACGAGAGCCGGATGATGCAACCGCTGCTCGATCACAAGGACGCTTTCGAATCGGCCAAGCAATGGCTCAAGGATCACCCACAAGACAAGCAACGCTGGCTTGAAGGTGTGACCACGTTCGACGGCAAACCGGCTGCCGAGAACCTGCAACTGAGCAGTCAATAA
- a CDS encoding 3-keto-5-aminohexanoate cleavage protein produces the protein MNHDVIITCALTGAGDTTAKSPHVPVTPKQIAAAAVEAAKAGATVVHCHVRNPETGKFSRDVALYREVMERIREADVDIIVNLTAGMGGDLEIGAGENPMEFGPNTDLVGPLTRLAHVEELLPEICTLDCGTLNFGDGDTIYVSTPAQLRAGAKRIQELGVKAELEIFDTGHLWFAKQLIKEGLLDDPLFQLCLGIPWGAPADTTTMKAMVDNLPANAVWAGFGIGRMQMPMAAQAVLLGGNVRVGLEDNIWLDRGVLATNGQLVERASEILSRLGARVLTPAEGRAKMGLTKRG, from the coding sequence ATGAACCACGACGTCATCATCACCTGCGCACTCACCGGTGCTGGCGACACGACCGCCAAGAGCCCACACGTGCCGGTCACCCCGAAACAGATCGCAGCCGCTGCCGTGGAAGCCGCCAAAGCCGGCGCCACCGTGGTCCACTGCCACGTGCGCAACCCTGAAACCGGCAAGTTCAGTCGCGATGTGGCGCTCTACCGTGAAGTGATGGAGCGTATTCGCGAAGCGGACGTCGACATCATCGTCAACCTGACGGCTGGCATGGGTGGCGACCTGGAAATCGGCGCTGGCGAGAACCCGATGGAGTTCGGCCCGAACACCGACCTGGTCGGTCCGCTGACCCGTCTGGCTCACGTTGAAGAACTGCTGCCGGAAATCTGCACACTCGACTGCGGCACCCTGAACTTCGGCGACGGCGACACCATTTACGTCTCCACCCCGGCCCAGCTGCGCGCTGGCGCCAAACGCATTCAAGAGCTGGGCGTGAAGGCCGAGCTGGAAATCTTCGACACCGGTCACCTGTGGTTCGCCAAACAGCTGATCAAGGAAGGCCTGCTCGACGACCCGCTGTTCCAGCTGTGCCTGGGCATCCCATGGGGCGCACCGGCTGACACCACCACCATGAAAGCCATGGTCGACAACCTGCCGGCCAATGCGGTCTGGGCCGGGTTCGGCATCGGTCGCATGCAAATGCCGATGGCCGCTCAAGCGGTGCTGCTGGGCGGCAACGTGCGGGTCGGGCTGGAAGACAACATCTGGCTGGATCGCGGCGTACTGGCGACCAACGGCCAACTGGTCGAGCGCGCCAGCGAAATCCTCAGCCGCCTCGGTGCCCGCGTCCTGACCCCAGCCGAAGGCCGGGCGAAGATGGGCCTGACCAAGCGCGGTTAA
- a CDS encoding L-carnitine dehydrogenase yields the protein MSFITEIKTFAALGSGVIGSGWVSRALAHGLDVVAWDPAPGAEVALRKRVANAWGALEKQGLAPGASQDRLRFVATIEECVRDADFIQESAPERLELKLELHSKISAAAKPNALIGSSTSGLLPSEFYEGSTHPERCVVGHPFNPVYLLPLVEVVGGKNTAPEAVQAAMKVYESLGMRPLHVRKEVPGFIADRLLEALWREALHLVNDGVATTGEIDDAIRFGAGLRWSFMGTFLTYTLAGGDAGMRHFMAQFGPALQLPWTYLPAPELTDKLIDDVVDGTSDQLGKHSISALERYRDDCLLAVLEAVKTTKAKHGMTFSE from the coding sequence ATGAGCTTTATTACCGAAATCAAAACATTCGCCGCGCTGGGCAGTGGTGTCATCGGCAGCGGCTGGGTATCCCGTGCCCTCGCCCATGGCCTTGATGTGGTGGCCTGGGACCCGGCGCCCGGCGCCGAAGTCGCGCTGCGCAAACGTGTCGCCAATGCCTGGGGTGCGCTGGAGAAACAGGGCCTGGCACCCGGCGCATCACAGGATCGCCTGCGCTTTGTCGCCACTATCGAAGAGTGCGTGCGGGATGCCGACTTCATCCAGGAAAGCGCCCCGGAACGCCTTGAACTGAAACTCGAACTGCACAGCAAAATCAGCGCGGCGGCCAAGCCCAATGCACTGATCGGTTCCAGCACTTCAGGGCTGTTGCCGAGCGAGTTCTACGAGGGCTCGACCCACCCGGAACGCTGCGTAGTCGGCCATCCGTTCAACCCGGTTTACCTGCTGCCACTGGTGGAAGTGGTCGGTGGCAAGAACACTGCGCCAGAAGCGGTGCAGGCAGCGATGAAAGTCTACGAATCGCTGGGCATGCGCCCGCTGCATGTGCGCAAGGAAGTACCGGGTTTCATCGCTGACCGTCTGCTCGAAGCGCTGTGGCGCGAGGCACTGCACCTGGTCAATGACGGCGTGGCAACCACCGGTGAAATCGACGATGCGATTCGGTTTGGCGCCGGGCTGCGCTGGTCGTTCATGGGCACGTTCCTGACCTACACCCTGGCCGGTGGCGATGCCGGTATGCGGCACTTCATGGCGCAATTCGGTCCGGCGTTGCAACTGCCATGGACTTACCTGCCCGCACCGGAATTGACCGACAAGCTGATCGACGACGTGGTCGACGGCACCAGCGATCAACTGGGTAAACACAGCATTTCAGCGCTGGAACGCTATCGTGATGATTGCTTGCTGGCGGTGCTGGAGGCGGTGAAGACCACCAAGGCCAAACATGGCATGACCTTCAGCGAGTAA
- a CDS encoding thioesterase family protein — MPALTTYTTKIIPDWVDYNGHLRDAFYLLIFSYATDALMDQLGMDSNNREASGNSLFTLELHLNYLHEVKLGAEVEVHTQIIGHDRKRLHLYHSLHLVGEEQELAGNEQMLLHVDLAGPRSAPFSESVLNKLRAMTALQSDLPTPAYIGRVIALPPEK; from the coding sequence ATGCCAGCCCTAACTACCTATACCACCAAAATCATCCCCGACTGGGTCGACTACAACGGCCATCTGCGCGATGCGTTTTACCTGCTGATCTTCAGCTACGCCACCGATGCGCTGATGGATCAACTGGGCATGGACAGCAACAACCGCGAAGCCAGCGGCAACTCGCTGTTCACCCTCGAACTGCACCTCAATTACCTGCACGAAGTGAAGCTCGGTGCCGAGGTCGAGGTGCATACCCAAATAATTGGTCATGACCGTAAACGCCTGCACCTCTATCACAGCCTTCATCTGGTCGGCGAAGAGCAGGAACTGGCGGGCAACGAACAAATGCTGCTGCACGTCGACCTGGCGGGGCCGCGCTCGGCACCGTTCAGCGAGTCGGTACTGAACAAACTGCGGGCCATGACCGCATTGCAATCGGACCTGCCCACCCCTGCCTATATTGGCCGCGTGATCGCATTACCGCCGGAAAAATAA
- a CDS encoding gamma-butyrobetaine dioxygenase, giving the protein MNTAAAVADFRSYPLISALTTVQTLADHVLVKWADGRVSPFHHQWLRDNCPCPVCVYAVTREQVLEIVDVAEDLYPVVAQVDAQGCLSIDWLDGHTSRFDPGWLRAHAYDDESRAERSAGKPKSQLWNNQLKLPVFDYQAVMDDPKALLQWLLALRDIGLTQVRGVPTEPGSLTHIAKRISFIRESNFGVLFNVQSKADADSNAYTAFNLPLHSDLPTRELQPGLQFLHCLVNDADGGESIFVDGFAIADALRQEDPEAFRALCEIPVEFRNKDRHSDYRCLAPIIALDTLGQVSEIRMANFLRGPFDASVEQMPKLYRAYRRFIAMTREARFRLITRLNPGEMWCFDNRRTLHARNAFDPTSGARHFQGCYIDRDELLSRILVLQR; this is encoded by the coding sequence ATGAACACCGCCGCCGCTGTTGCCGACTTCCGCAGTTACCCTTTGATCAGTGCATTGACCACCGTGCAAACCCTGGCGGATCACGTGCTGGTGAAGTGGGCCGATGGCCGGGTCAGTCCTTTTCATCATCAATGGTTGCGCGACAACTGTCCGTGCCCGGTTTGCGTGTATGCCGTGACCCGTGAACAGGTGCTGGAAATCGTCGATGTCGCTGAAGATCTGTACCCCGTCGTGGCCCAAGTGGATGCTCAGGGCTGTCTGTCTATCGACTGGCTGGACGGCCATACCAGCCGCTTCGATCCCGGCTGGTTACGTGCTCACGCCTATGACGACGAATCCCGCGCCGAGCGCAGCGCCGGCAAACCTAAAAGCCAGTTGTGGAACAACCAACTGAAGCTGCCGGTGTTCGACTATCAGGCGGTAATGGACGATCCCAAGGCGCTGCTGCAATGGCTTCTGGCACTGCGCGATATCGGCCTGACCCAAGTACGCGGCGTCCCCACCGAACCCGGCTCACTGACGCACATTGCCAAGCGGATTTCGTTTATCCGCGAGAGCAATTTCGGTGTGCTGTTCAACGTGCAATCCAAGGCCGACGCCGACAGCAACGCTTACACCGCATTCAACCTGCCGCTGCACAGCGACCTGCCGACGCGCGAGTTGCAACCGGGGCTGCAATTCCTGCATTGCCTGGTCAATGACGCGGACGGCGGCGAGAGCATTTTTGTCGACGGTTTTGCCATTGCCGACGCCTTGCGTCAGGAAGACCCCGAGGCCTTCCGTGCGCTGTGCGAGATCCCCGTGGAGTTTCGCAACAAGGACCGCCACAGCGACTACCGCTGCCTGGCGCCGATCATCGCCCTCGATACGCTGGGACAGGTGTCGGAAATCCGCATGGCGAATTTCCTGCGAGGGCCGTTCGATGCTTCGGTCGAGCAGATGCCCAAGCTGTATCGGGCCTATCGACGCTTTATCGCCATGACCCGCGAAGCGCGTTTCCGGCTCATCACCCGTCTCAACCCCGGTGAAATGTGGTGCTTCGACAACCGCCGAACCCTGCATGCCCGTAACGCTTTCGACCCCACCAGCGGTGCCCGGCATTTTCAGGGCTGCTACATCGATCGCGATGAATTGCTCTCGCGCATCTTGGTGTTGCAACGCTAG
- a CDS encoding GlxA family transcriptional regulator yields the protein MTSFNSGAQPQNRAPQSIGFLLLDNFTLISLASAVEPLRMANQLSGRELYRWSTLTVDGGQVWASDGLQITPDASMHKAPPLDTVIVCGGIGIQRTVTREHVSWLQSQARQSRRLGAVCTGSWALACAGLLDGFDCSVHWECLASMQEAFPRVAMSTRLFTLDRNRFTSSGGTAPLDMMLHLISRDHGRELSAAISEMFVYERIRNEQDHQRVPLKHMLGTNQPKLQEIVALMEANLEEPIDLDELAVYVAVSRRQLERLFQKYLHCSPSRYYLKLRLIRARQLLKQTPMSIIEVASVCGFVSTPHFSKCYREYFGIPPRDERVGSNTTQQVAMMPIPQALVLAPLSGPMSALSQARNESTFASVRL from the coding sequence ATGACGTCGTTCAACTCCGGGGCCCAACCCCAGAACCGTGCGCCTCAATCCATCGGCTTTTTGCTGCTGGACAATTTCACGCTGATTTCTCTGGCCTCTGCAGTAGAACCCCTGCGCATGGCCAACCAATTGTCCGGTCGCGAGTTGTATCGCTGGAGCACGCTCACCGTTGACGGCGGCCAGGTATGGGCCAGTGACGGCCTGCAAATCACCCCTGACGCCTCCATGCACAAAGCCCCGCCCCTGGACACCGTGATTGTCTGTGGCGGCATCGGCATTCAACGCACCGTAACCCGTGAACACGTGTCGTGGCTGCAAAGCCAGGCCCGTCAGTCGCGCCGTCTCGGAGCGGTCTGCACCGGTAGTTGGGCCCTGGCCTGCGCCGGTCTGCTGGACGGTTTCGATTGCAGCGTGCACTGGGAATGTCTGGCGTCGATGCAGGAAGCTTTCCCGCGGGTGGCGATGAGCACTCGCTTGTTCACCCTCGACCGTAACCGGTTCACCAGCTCTGGCGGCACCGCGCCACTGGACATGATGCTGCACCTGATCAGCCGCGACCACGGCCGCGAACTGTCGGCGGCGATCTCGGAAATGTTTGTCTACGAGCGCATTCGCAACGAACAGGATCACCAGCGCGTGCCGCTCAAGCACATGCTGGGCACCAATCAGCCGAAGTTGCAGGAAATCGTCGCGCTGATGGAAGCCAACCTTGAAGAGCCGATCGACCTCGATGAATTGGCGGTGTACGTCGCGGTATCACGTCGTCAGCTGGAGCGGCTGTTCCAGAAATACCTGCACTGCTCGCCGTCGCGCTACTACCTCAAGCTGCGGCTGATCCGCGCCCGGCAATTGCTCAAGCAAACGCCGATGTCGATCATCGAAGTGGCCTCGGTCTGCGGCTTCGTGTCGACCCCGCACTTCTCCAAGTGCTACCGCGAATACTTCGGCATTCCACCGCGTGACGAACGCGTCGGTTCCAACACCACCCAACAGGTGGCAATGATGCCGATCCCGCAGGCACTGGTATTGGCACCGTTGTCCGGACCGATGTCGGCGTTGAGTCAGGCGCGCAACGAGTCGACTTTCGCTAGCGTAAGGCTCTAA